In Thalassophryne amazonica chromosome 4, fThaAma1.1, whole genome shotgun sequence, a genomic segment contains:
- the LOC117508197 gene encoding histone H3.3A, which translates to MARTKQTARKSTGGKAPRKQLATKAARKSAPSTGGVKKPHRYRPGTVALREIRRYQKSTELLIRKLPFQRLVREIAQDFKTDLRFQSAAIGALQEASEAYLVGLFEDTNLCAIHAKRVTIMPKDIQLARRIRGERA; encoded by the exons ATGGCCCGTACCAAGCAGACTGCCCGTAAGTCCACTGGAGGCAAAGCTCCGCGTAAGCAGCTGGCCACAAAGGCTGCTCGCAAGAGCGCCCCGTCCACCGGCGGGGTCAAGAAGCCCCATCGCTACAG GCCTGGCACTGTGGCTCTGCGCGAGATCCGTCGTTATCAGAAATCTACAGAGCTGCTGattcgcaagctgcccttccagcgcctggtgagagaaattgccCAGGACTTCAAGACTGACCTCCGTTTCCAGAGTGCAGCCATCGGTGCTCTGCAG GAGGCCAGTGAGGCTTATCTGGTGGGACTGTTTGAGGACACCAACCTGTGTGCCATCCACGCCAAGCGTGTCACCATCATGCCCAAAGATATTCAGCTGGCACGCCGTATTCGTGGGGAGCGCGCTTAA
- the LOC117508196 gene encoding histone H3.3A has protein sequence MARTKQTARKSTGGKAPRKQLATKAARKSAPSTGGVKKPHRYRPGTVALREIRRYQKSTELLIRKLPFQRLVREIAQDFKTDLRFQSAAIGALQEASEAYLVGLFEDTNLCAIHAKRVTIMPKDIQLARRIRGERA, from the exons ATGGCCCGTACCAAGCAGACTGCCCGTAAATCCACTGGAGGCAAAGCACCGCGTAAGCAGCTAGCCACAAAGGCCGCCCGTAAGAGTGCACCCTCTACTGGTGGGGTTAAGAAGCCCCATCGCTACAG GCCTGGTACTGTGGCTCTGCGTGAGATCCGTCGTTATCAGAAAtctaccgagctgctgatccgcaagttgCCCTTCCAGCGGCTGGTCAGGGAAATTGCCCAGGACTTCAAGACTGATCTACGCTTCCAGAGTGCAGCCATCGGTGCTCTGCAG gaggccagcgaggccTACCTGGTGGGTCTGTTCGAGGACACCAACCTGTGCGCCATCCACGCCAAGCGTGTCACCATCATGCCCAAAGACATTCAGCTGGCACGCCGTATCCGTGGGGAGCGTGCTTAA